aagaCAAAGATGATAATCCTAATACATCAGGAGACTTAGGACTTCGTCATAGAATTCCATGGAGCGATCGTGTATTGCTAAATAGTGAAATTCCAGGTTTGCATGAAgttaaagaattattagaagaCGATGATGCTAGCTGTTTGGCAGAAGAGGAGGATGGGGTTGGATGCCCTCTTCCATCTACTCCTGAAGATGATCATCTTTTGGATTGTGAGGTACCGTACTGGtaataaatacttatatatcttacatctaatataataatcatcttATATTTCAGATGACAGAAGTATTAAAAGCAGGAGTATTAAGTGATGAAATTGATCTCGGTGCCTTGGCTCACAATGCTGCTGAACAAGCTGAGGAATTCGTTCGTAAGGTAAAATATCTGAATGTGAAACAAATTTCTATTTGTATAAacttttatacacacacatacacacacacatatacatatacatacaaacatcaaattatataaatttatttgttataaataagtttataagtacattataagaatattataggTCTGGGAAGCATCCTGGAAGCAATGTCATTTTAGAAATTTACCTCGGTGGTTACAAGATAATGATTTCTTACATGCTGGTCATAGACCACCATTACCATCATTTTATGCTTGCTTCAGAAGTATTTTTCGTATTCATACAGAAACTGGTAACATTTGGACACATTTACTTGGTAAGTTAAAATTGTCATGTATTTGTATtggtaaataatttaataagaaataaacatttttattatgcatatctataatattttcctttttataggCTGCGTGGCATTTATTGGCATAGCTATCTTTTTCCTAACACAACCTCCTATAGAAATCCAGTTGGAGGAAAAACTAGTATTCGGTACCTTCTTTGCAGGTGCTATAATTTGTTTAGGAATGTCATTTGCCTTTCACACTGTCCACTGCCACAGCGAATGTgtaggaaaattattttctaaattagaTTACTGTGGGATAGCTATGCTCATCATGGGCAGTTTTGTACCATGgctttattatggtttttactGTGACTATCAACCtaaacttatttatttatctgttgTGGTTGTACTTGGTATAACAAGCATCGTAGTATCATTGTGGGAAAGATTTGGTGAACCCAATTATAGGCCTCTTAGAGCTGGTATTTTTATGGGTTTTGGCCTTAGTGGGGTAAGTTTTACCCCCTTCCCCtctcccccctttttttctctgtatgatgcgtgcatgcatgcgtgcatgcgcgtatacgtatatataatgctattataaaaaataagaaaaaaatagaatatacaaCTCGTAACATAttaagttatttttgttttgtaacTTGAAACATTTTTAGGTAATACCCGCAGTCCATTATGCTATAACAGAAGGCTGGTTCAAAGCAATTAGTCAAGCATCCCTTGGCTGGTTGATACTAATGGGATGCCTATATATATTGGGTGCACTATTTTATGCATTAAGAGTACCTGAGCGATTTTTTCCAGGAAAATTTGATATTTGGGTAAATATCAAGacatttgttatattattattttattctgtaacaatttttaaaaataaattaaaggtATTTATTTCGAAACTTGATCTATGTAAGCTCGAAAAGCCAaagaatattttgtttttagttTCAGAGTCATCAAATCTTCCATGTGCTAGTAATCGCTGCTGCTTTTGTTCATTATCATGGTATAACAGAAATGGCAATGCATAGAATGACAATAGGCGATTGTGCGAATCCAGCTCAGGTGATAGCATTTTAAACATGTAACAATATACTACGagtatattatcaatattttgtcAAATGTCTTCTCTCTGCATAACTGTAATAAGACTAAAAGGATTCCTAAAACTATCACATATAAATTGGTGTTATCAAGGACTTGACcacaaaaatttctttacaattacaaattaataattgtaatgttaataacataCAAGTAacattacatttttaaatgcaaGTAAATCATGTATTCGAGCACTTTAATTTGCATCAGATTTATATGCTTTTTATAATTGgctaattatataaaattcagaatttaatatatttttacactcaatctaaaaagaagaaaatagttcATTAAAAATGCAAGATAAATTTAACAGCGTATTATATATAGCAGTTCTCTATGGAGAAAAAtgccatttttatattaacctTTAGCCAGAGTCTTGGTGATCCGAGTAAATTCTACTTTCTATGACAAATTCTCAACATATATCACATTTGAATCATTTTTTCACATAGATATCTGCAATAGTTAAAAGtcatgattaaaaattaaacaatgtTCTATTAAAATGTCCATAGCAATTACACCACGCCTCCTGCTAAAGGTCAATTTTTATACAATCTCATCTAAATCTATTGCATAATAAAATTCTGTGGTCTGCCTTAGATTCAATCTTGAACTGTTGAAGATAAATACTTGTGATCTTTACTTATTAGattaattagattttaataCTAAGGTATATGTACAGTGAAAAAAAGCTACAGTACAGAAAGTGGCTGTTAAAGCAACagtaattaaattcaatgtgTGATTGTTTAGTTCAAATCgttaatcataacaataatataataataataataatgaaaataagattaatattaataataaatattatgatgataataattaaactctTGTTCAACTTACTTTTATACTTTACAAAGCCACTTGAGAAAATCAAAACTAATGtaaagtataaaagaaagtatataaaaaatgcaaCGAACAAAAGTTTGTGTCTGAGATCTAGGAACCaaccataaatacaaatgACTTTATAGTGTAAGCACTCTGAAAatcgtaatatattttgatcACGTTCGTTGTTGAAATAATGTAaacttatttattcttatgattattgcGAATGTAGtgcaatatttcaattttcttcatttcttttttcttttttttcaatgttttgGCACTTAAAAAGCTTTTTTGCAACTATAGTCTATATCGGAATTCTATATTTTTGTAGCTATCAAGTGTTGGATAGGTAAATTATGATTGATATATTTCctatttattgaataattaattctgAAATCTAGGTACACATAGATTGACAgattcgtattatttattatcatatagttacaattagtaattaataacaCAAATTAAGTAATACTCCACAATgtacttataaattatattatatttctatctaaCCTCTAGAAAATGTATTACTTGGTTTATTACCAAGTTgctttctttaattctttaaaaCAGCACTATAATTtagtatttttgaaatatttaatattctttttagaaATCAATGTGTTATACGTTTCTGTCAGTCTAAGAcaagaaaaatgttgaaattttattttatgttattgtcAAAAGATCTAGTACTTAGAAAGAATGTTGTTAAACTTTTTACACAAATAAACATGAgtactattaataaattaataaagaaaccacaaatatatatgcatctcATATGTGACagtaatacatttattatatttttagttattataaagaaatattgtcaCACCATAATGTTAACCTATTTCTTGATTAAGAACaactttaaaattatattacaataacacaAGTTCAGTTAATATTTCCTATCCTATATTGAAAATagctttagaaaagaaattaagctGTTTGAATATGGCGGTATTTATGAACTCTACCATTTTATCCTTTACAGTGTTACCACCAAATGCATTATCGTTAAGAAAATACGAAGTACCTacaatgttttaattaatattcttttcaatccttatttaaatacatagtCTTATACAAtgtaaatcaaataaatccTGATCTTGTTTAAAATAGTAGATTTctatattgatatttaatttgatttttaggaattttatttctttaaagttATACCACTGTTCTCACAgttattaatttgaatatgTTTGGATGAGGTTAAACGTCATGcagaaaatgttttctttttttattatgttcatttatttgttttgaCTGAGATTCACATATAATTTCCTATTGTATAATTAACATGGTATGATTCTAATACCtcatttttcgtttaattcaaatatcgtaaaaaaatcaattataatctTCATAAGATTACTATTGTTAAGAAAGTTTATTCTTAtactatacaaataatataaattcaagattatttattatattataataaataataaaattggtacgtaatattattatgttattaatttaagatTCGTTCTTTGGCTCCAAGCAAAAGAGGTAAACGTCCTTTGCTTTCGGATGTATCTAATACGGTGGAGTTTGTACCACAACCCATAATCCAACGTGAAAAAAGAGTATGTAGAAATAATGCcaaaaatatacacatacctGAGTATAAAGCTGCGACTCTTTCTGCTAAAGATATTTCAGCCACGCAAGGTGTAATATCGGAACATGTAAGTCATACCATTATCTCAGTaagtaaaatttaatagaaatattaatgtaatatataataaacttacAGGAAGAAAGagtcaaaaaattattaagtaaACCATTTAAAATACCAATTCCTGGATATCACTTATCTGGGCGTACGCTTGGTATACGTTTATCTGGTCCAAGAACTGCTCTACATGATCCGAATGAAGCCAATGCATTAGTGGTTTATATACCTCCTGAATTATCAGAACACGAAAGAATAAAACTAGATCCGTTAGTAATTGTAGATTTAATGCAAAACTACGAACtacttgttatttattttaaacattttatatttcttagcTCAAAACAACTTGTACATGTGGTAGTTGATCCCTTACTATGCAATATTCTAAGACCGCATCAACGTGAAGGAGTAAAATTCATGTATGAATGTGTAACAGGAAAACGCATTGAAGGTGCATATGGATGCATCATGGCAGATGAAATGGGTCTTGGTAAAACCTTGCAATGTATTACTCTTTTATGGACACTGTTAAAGCAAGGTAacaatacattattttttattttctatagaaaatataaaaagatttatctatgtaattatttgtaaGGTCCAGAATGCAAACCACTGATAGAAAAAGCTATTATCGTTGCACCAAGTTCTTTAGTAAAAAATTggtataatgaaatttataaatggCTTAATAACAGAGTTCGTCCATTAGCAATAGATGGTGGAAGTAAAAGTGATATTGATACTAAACTTAAAGGCTTTATGAAAACTTATGGACGTAGATGTGCTAAtccaattttaattattagttATGAAACATTTAGATTACATGCACATGTTTTACATCAAGATGAAGTTGGCCTTGTGTTATGCGATGAAGGACatcgtttgaaaaattctGAAAATCAAACATATCAGGCTCTTATCGGCCTAAAAGCCAAAAGGAGAGTATTACTTAGTGGAACACCTATACAAAATGAtcttttagaatatttttcacttGTTCATTTTGTAAATCAAGGACTTTTAGGAACAGCACAGGTaagttaaattatataatttagtaatataatattgtgtataattatttacaaaataattcaCATTTTAGGAGTTTagacgaaaatttgaaataccAATACTTCGTGGACAAGATGCTGCAGCAACAGATGGTGAACGTAAATTAGCTCAAGAACGATTAACGGAGTTAGTAACTATTGTTAATAAGTGCCTGATTAGACGTACTAGTGCTTTACTTTCAAAGTATTTACCATTAAAACACGAGCTAGTAGTTTGTATAAAAATGGGAAAATTGCAAACtgatctttataaaaattttatacaaagtGATAGCATAAAAAAATCTATGGAAGGTATTATCTTcacaatattttttgttacattagatttttatcttataataaaataaaaatatatttattattaatatcctcTTAAATGTTACATATAGAAAACAATTCTGAAACATCTAAGAAAGGTGGAAGAAGTCTGTCTGCACTATCTGCAATCACactattgaaaaaattatgttgCCATCCCGATTTagtatatgataaaataatagaaaaatcagATGGATTTGAAAATGCTTTGAAATTGTTGCCATCGAATTACAGCacaaagtatatttatttaattaatatattctatgttatgcattatataatatcttgtatatataataccttgtatatataatatcttgtgaactttttttattttagggAAATTTTACCTGAATTATCAGGAAAATTTATGGTATTAGATTGTCTCTTAGCTTCAATTAGATCTACAACACATGACAAAATAGTTCTGGTATCTAACTATACGCAAACACTTGATCTATTCGAAAAATTATGTCATAAGCGTTGTTACAAATATGTGAGATTAGATGGTAGCATgtcaataaaaaagagatcaaAGATAGTAGATAGTTTTAATGATCAAAATAGTggtgattttattttcatgcTAAGTTCTAAAGCTGGTGGTTGTGGTCTAAACCTTATTGGTGCAAATCGTCTTGTGATGTTTGATCCAGATTGGAATCCTGCTAATGATGATCAAGCAATGGCTAGGGTTTGGAGAGATGGTCAAAAAAAGCCATGTTTTGTCTATCGTTTTCTTTGTGTAAGTAATGCAAAAAtcataatcttttttaattaagaaatgttaatatagaatatatcaaACATGTTCATTATAGACTGGCACAATagaggaaaaaatttttcaaaggcAAGCACACAAAAAAGCATTGAGTTCAACAGTAGTCGATCAAGAAGATGATGTCGCAAGACATTTCACTTTGAACGATCTTCGTGACTTATTTAAATTAGAAGAGAATACAGTTTCAGATACACATTCAAAGTAAGTTTTAAACTAGTACGTTCGATTTGACATTTTTTTGGAatactatatttcttttgttatatattacagATTTAAATGTACAAGATGTGTTAATGGAATAGAAGTAAAGGGTCCACCAGAACAATCAGATTGTAATTCTGATCTATCAGATTGGCGACATGCTCACAATCCTAGACATTTACCAGACATTCCATTACGACAATGTTGGTCTAGTGGTATTTCATTTGTCTTTCACCATCGTTCACATGAACAGGTAAAAGggtaatatattgaaattattaaaagttacATTTGGTAACCaaatgtttttatatgattttataacGCAAGTCCCAAACTATTGTacagtattataatataataacgctatataaaataagagaaaaatatatttttatattatatactatgtatACAATgtctttttgttaaattaaaattattaatccaataattttttttttaaatttacattattgttaatatgtataaatacataacttatccacttacacacacacgcatatatatatatatatatatatatatatataatgagtaATATGATAGTACCgataattacaaagaaaataattgttgtCTGTTTCGAAACAAAACACGCTTTTCTGTTTGTGCAATGTTCGATAACCGTGACTATCATTGATCAAAAGTAGCAACTTTCAGATTAGATGTTTTCACGATAGTTAGTAGATGCTATTAAGTCCGCCATTGCGTTGGAAGAGACGAGGGAACGATCTCGACAACTTCAGGAATTTCTTTCGCGTAGAATGACGCGTGCTAACGGAACGGGTGGTGATGGAAACATGGCggcagagagaagagagaagagagcgCGAAGAAAGAGCGTTGGTGAGAACGGAGAAGGAATGGGGGGGAAGACCAAATAAAGGGTGGAGAAGCACGTGATCCATACGTATGTTCTACGATTGGTGAAAGCGAAGGTAACCATACCCCCCCACCCCTGACCCGCTCCCGCTCGCTCGACCGCCTTTCCCAGGTTCCGTGCAGCCGCCCGCTCAGAATAGTTCCAGATGTGGCCATGTTTAGTTTGATCTTTGAAGTTTTCGCTCATCGTACTCACAATTGCTACATTTTTATACTATCTTTGCTGACAATTAGTAGTAACGCTCTGTCCGAAAGATAATCGTACTCTTCGCCTGCCTGTCTGCCTGTCTGCCTGCCCGCCTGTCCGCCTGCCTGTCTGCCTGTCTACGGTCACTAGTCTCGTTCACACAAACGTTCATTATCTCTTCTCTTACcaacacaaagagagagaaagagagaagaaaaagaaagactaagagacaaaaagagagaaagattaataagattttctttaaaagcGCGGAAGAAAAACGCGAAACGTCATCGTCGCGTCGTCACCGACCACATCGACGAAGATTCATGAACGATACTCGCGCGAATCCgtgaatcgataaaaaaagaaaaacgaaaaaatttctttttgcttcGCAACGATCgacgcgtaaaaaaaaaaataaacgaaaatacgtcgggcttaatattatatatggcATATAGAAATACGTAGAATCATTGGACGCTTGCCCTCTTGCGGTCGTTTTTAGGAAGGGAGCATCCTCCATGGATGCGATCCCTTTTCCGTCCCCCCCTCTCCCGCATAACAGAGAGAAGCACGGAAGACGACAAATTTGATCACGTCGGGATGCGAAGTGCAAGCTTCTCGTGGCTTTGTCCGTACATCTTTTCGtcgaagataacgttttttcatatattaccTTGAACGCGTTGAAATAATTACTCTGTCGATATACGTTTTCATGTTTGAAATTAACCGTCTTTCTATATACTATCGCATCCCATGATATTCGTTTAAATCGAAATCATTTGTCACGCGTAGTAGAGATACATAAACGGAAAAGCCCAAAACGGATAATGATCGTTCCATATGCCACGTCAGCAAGAATGACGTCGCTCTGTGGCATGACAAATAACGCgccattttcttctcttctatctAATTAaccacgagagagagagagagagagacagagatagggAGATATCACAGTGAATATGTCTTATCAAATTTAAGTGCGATATCGATTCTAAAGAACTTCAGAAAGCTTCTAGAGAGATATATACGATTAATCGAGCTTAGCTTTCTCTctgtgtgagagaaagagaaagagagaggagagagataCAGAAGCGTTCGGTGAACGAGGCCCGTTCTAAGAGCAGACTTGTAAATTCGGGCTGGGAGAAAGAGgctaagaatatttttttttctttttttttttccaaaaatttttaatatctttgtcCGTGGGGATGCGCTCACGCGAGTATATAATAGATACCGACAGATatagagggagatagagagaaagagagagagagagaaagagagaggactagcgaaagagagggagaaagagagatagagagagatagaaacggACAATCGGGCCTTCCTTTGAGTTTATTTGCCCATTATCAAGTTATTTTCAAAGTCTCAAATGATCACATACAGGCACGCGAATCCACGAGCAAAGATCCGTCGTGTGTGGTCGCGTCTATCGATCGAATGATCAACTTCGGGCCACAGTGGTATATCGTATGGTACAAAACACGATCGATCGGGACAAAACAATGGCATTAGAGAGTGTTTCCGTGGCCGAGACTCTAATCCAAAGGTTTGCCTCcacattttttattcaatgacGAAACAGACGTAATTTTCACACGACTGTCGCTATTgctattatacattattaccAATACTGCTACTACCACTACATTAGtactatactactactactactactactactactactactactactattagtaCTACACTACTCTACTGTATTACTATATCGGTGCTCTTACTACACACAATCGAGACGCATATACGTAACGTATGAGAGACGATACACATGTATCTTCTCCTTCCCGACGcgatatacacacatatatacgtaacatACACACGTCGAGGCTCCGTCCTCTCACGAATTCGCTTTGGTCAATATTTGTTTCTCTTCCGGAAGATctgaaaaggataaaaggaaaaaaaggcagagagaaagggaaggggtaaataaagaaagagaaaaagagaaaaaggtacCATTCGTCGATcggttttttttaaatattgcgACGGTACTTGAGATACTTACGTATCTCATCGATGTCGTCGAtctctgaaagaaaaatggtTAAAATAATGATGGCGTCAAATGTGCGTCTATAAAAGGCTGATTCCTTTCTTggaattatttgtaaaagcGCATATAAAGGCGTTAACATTTGTAAAGGGTGGGCGGGTACATAGGGGCGGGAGGGGGGTCAAGGTCGTCTTTATCGTGAACGCGGATTCGCCGCAACTATGAGACGTACATATACTACTCGCCAAACCGTGTTTCCTTACGTGTCACGTAGGCGCGTTTAGTGCGATGCTTCTTTCCCGTGAATGATCGGGGGGATTTTTTTAGTCATCCCCTTCATTCAGCAGCAGGTACATGcgaatctctttcttttgaaaagCCTCACGAATTCTTCCTCCACCGTCCGCTTTCTTTTCTAGCGGAGACAGACAGAAGGTTACAACACGAGAATGTCTGTTCTTGTTTAAATccaggagtgagagagatcgCGACTAAAAGTTAGGAAAAAGAGACTTTTATGTAGCACAAAAATGAGGTATGATATTGTCTTTCTCGTACCTATGACGCATTcatgttataaaattaaaatcatcgcgtatatacatatatatatatatatatatatatatatatatatatatatatacatatatatatttactaccTTTACGAAATGTTTTCGGTATTAGCGCTCCATGTAGcgcttttactttttttctctcgcgtTCTAGGAAATACCTGTTacgaaaaataacgaaataccTTTTCTCTGCTCTCTGCCATTCGCGAGAATTTTAAACGTAGATTGAAACTAGTTTAAACTTGTATTTGGTACAACTCGATGTTGTTGttcgacgagagaaagagcggGAGAGGACAGAGTTtccatgtttttcttttttttttttcttttcgatcttgGGACTtcgactttatatatatatatatatatatatatatgtatatgtatatatataccactTGCAcgccatgtatatatactatgtaaCACATTTACAAATTGAACACCAAGTACATGATACGTGAGCACGCGCGTCGTATGTACGTCGTTATCTATACTTGAtacatacgcgcgcgcgcgcacacacacacacgtatatacactGACGACATACAATGAATATACGAAAGTATATCGTATGTGCACTTTGCTCtaaaaaaaagtacatatatatatatatatatataaacgcgcGCGTATTCGTG
This is a stretch of genomic DNA from Vespa crabro chromosome 3, iyVesCrab1.2, whole genome shotgun sequence. It encodes these proteins:
- the LOC124423090 gene encoding adiponectin receptor protein, whose translation is MSQYENDIIEDKDDNPNTSGDLGLRHRIPWSDRVLLNSEIPGLHEVKELLEDDDASCLAEEEDGVGCPLPSTPEDDHLLDCEMTEVLKAGVLSDEIDLGALAHNAAEQAEEFVRKVWEASWKQCHFRNLPRWLQDNDFLHAGHRPPLPSFYACFRSIFRIHTETGNIWTHLLGCVAFIGIAIFFLTQPPIEIQLEEKLVFGTFFAGAIICLGMSFAFHTVHCHSECVGKLFSKLDYCGIAMLIMGSFVPWLYYGFYCDYQPKLIYLSVVVVLGITSIVVSLWERFGEPNYRPLRAGIFMGFGLSGVIPAVHYAITEGWFKAISQASLGWLILMGCLYILGALFYALRVPERFFPGKFDIWFQSHQIFHVLVIAAAFVHYHGITEMAMHRMTIGDCANPAQVIAF
- the LOC124423089 gene encoding DNA repair and recombination protein RAD54-like isoform X1 → MIRSLAPSKRGKRPLLSDVSNTVEFVPQPIIQREKRVCRNNAKNIHIPEYKAATLSAKDISATQGVISEHEERVKKLLSKPFKIPIPGYHLSGRTLGIRLSGPRTALHDPNEANALVVYIPPELSEHERIKLDPSKQLVHVVVDPLLCNILRPHQREGVKFMYECVTGKRIEGAYGCIMADEMGLGKTLQCITLLWTLLKQGPECKPLIEKAIIVAPSSLVKNWYNEIYKWLNNRVRPLAIDGGSKSDIDTKLKGFMKTYGRRCANPILIISYETFRLHAHVLHQDEVGLVLCDEGHRLKNSENQTYQALIGLKAKRRVLLSGTPIQNDLLEYFSLVHFVNQGLLGTAQEFRRKFEIPILRGQDAAATDGERKLAQERLTELVTIVNKCLIRRTSALLSKYLPLKHELVVCIKMGKLQTDLYKNFIQSDSIKKSMEENNSETSKKGGRSLSALSAITLLKKLCCHPDLVYDKIIEKSDGFENALKLLPSNYSTKEILPELSGKFMVLDCLLASIRSTTHDKIVLVSNYTQTLDLFEKLCHKRCYKYVRLDGSMSIKKRSKIVDSFNDQNSGDFIFMLSSKAGGCGLNLIGANRLVMFDPDWNPANDDQAMARVWRDGQKKPCFVYRFLCTGTIEEKIFQRQAHKKALSSTVVDQEDDVARHFTLNDLRDLFKLEENTVSDTHSKFKCTRCVNGIEVKGPPEQSDCNSDLSDWRHAHNPRHLPDIPLRQCWSSGISFVFHHRSHEQVKG
- the LOC124423089 gene encoding DNA repair and recombination protein RAD54-like isoform X2; translated protein: MIRSLAPSKRGKRPLLSDVSNTVEFVPQPIIQREKRVCRNNAKNIHIPEYKAATLSAKDISATQGVISEHEERVKKLLSKPFKIPIPGYHLSGRTLGIRLSGPRTALHDPNEANALVVYIPPELSEHERIKLDPSKQLVHVVVDPLLCNILRPHQREGVKFMYECVTGKRIEGAYGCIMADEMGLGKTLQCITLLWTLLKQECKPLIEKAIIVAPSSLVKNWYNEIYKWLNNRVRPLAIDGGSKSDIDTKLKGFMKTYGRRCANPILIISYETFRLHAHVLHQDEVGLVLCDEGHRLKNSENQTYQALIGLKAKRRVLLSGTPIQNDLLEYFSLVHFVNQGLLGTAQEFRRKFEIPILRGQDAAATDGERKLAQERLTELVTIVNKCLIRRTSALLSKYLPLKHELVVCIKMGKLQTDLYKNFIQSDSIKKSMEENNSETSKKGGRSLSALSAITLLKKLCCHPDLVYDKIIEKSDGFENALKLLPSNYSTKEILPELSGKFMVLDCLLASIRSTTHDKIVLVSNYTQTLDLFEKLCHKRCYKYVRLDGSMSIKKRSKIVDSFNDQNSGDFIFMLSSKAGGCGLNLIGANRLVMFDPDWNPANDDQAMARVWRDGQKKPCFVYRFLCTGTIEEKIFQRQAHKKALSSTVVDQEDDVARHFTLNDLRDLFKLEENTVSDTHSKFKCTRCVNGIEVKGPPEQSDCNSDLSDWRHAHNPRHLPDIPLRQCWSSGISFVFHHRSHEQVKG